A window of Glycine soja cultivar W05 chromosome 13, ASM419377v2, whole genome shotgun sequence genomic DNA:
CAGGCAAACAAGGGGACCAGCAGCACAATCCATGTAGAAAAATCACTCCACCAGCTCTTGTTTTCAGGAGACAGGACCACCAGCACCATCACTTGTAGTTAGAAGACATAGGAACAGAGGAAATATCTTTGGGAGGAACAGACGAAAGTAAAAACGTTAATGAAGAATGGACTGATGAATGAGAAATgctaaaatgtaaataaaaagtgaaaaccaGCTTGTGAGCCATAGAGGGTCTAACAGTAGGTGAAAAACCAGCCCATTCCCTTCCTATTCTGCTATTTTTTGgaagactaaataaataaaatgttttcttagtGTTTTAAAAGTCAGGTCAAGTATGACCCAATCCATTTTTGGTGTTCGACCCGCTTCGCCAACTGTGGTGCATGTCTCGTGCGGTTCATCTGGAAATTGTGATTCAAGTGATTCATGCCCAAAAACGCAATGCACCATGATTTGTATCAACAGCAACTTGAATTGTATCATATTCATATCACACATTTCATATCACAAATCGTACGATACTAACTACCATGATGGgcatatatttcaatttaatataatagttGTGATCAAGCTTGGAgcatgaagaataaaaaatactacatAATTCTTTAAACTGCTACTGAGAGACCAATATGGTAGGATTGGCAAAGAGCACCAAGGACTGAGTTCTTGGTGATCAAATTGATTCTATGAAATAATAGCTAGGTAGGGCTGCTGTTCAGACTATATGCTGTTGTACAAAATGATATTTCCTAATTGAGCTTTAAAGAGTAGAATATTGCTTGATTTATCTTTTTGACAAAAGTTATTGTACCTAGATCATAACAAACTTTGATGTTGTCCAAAGTCAATTTTCTGGCTTGCTGAATTTCTTTATACCAGCCAGATTTCTGTATAATGTATAACCTTTGGAAACATGATATCCATCATAGAATATTCCGGAAGCTAATGTACATCTACATTGTGCACTTGGCACTGAGTGGGAGAATTTGGACAATTAGACTTAATATCTATGACTCTAGTTAATTATCACTGGATTATGTATTCTGCTAAGAGTATGGCTAGCAACACACTCTCTACTATTGGTCTAAATTTATTGGAAACTGCAAAATCGTGTATGAAGTTTGTTGAATGAGAAGTGAGACCCATAAATTAttgtcattttcaataaattccaACCAATAATAAAAAGTGTGATCAAAAGAGTATGTTCGAAAGTGTATTGCTAGCATGTAGCTActtatatttgtaattttatctttctctttgatCTATTTCTTTCATTACATATCTCTTCCACTCTCTCATAAGTAAACATTTTACTGACACTATATTTGTCATCTTACGTGATGGCTAACAGGATGAAAAATATTGGCCATTGATGCCTCCATTGCCTTCATATGGGTATGGGAGGGAGCATCCTGGGCCTCGATATGGCAGTTTGATTCATGGTCAACATCTTAAAGATGTTGTGATAACAGGTGAGGATTTTTCATCCTGCTTCCAATGTATGTGAAGGGATACAAAAGTCGTCACTCACTCTTCATGACAGAGGTCTTTACTTAGTATCCAATGTCATTGTCACTTTCAAGTCTTTATCTTGCAGTGCAATCTAATTGTTGCATTTTaaggaacaagaagaaaaattagCTTTTAGAGTcacaaaaggaaaataatattgtCCAAACTTGCCTTTATAGTTGACAAGATATATTTTCAAAGCCTTAAGCTTATGTTGAACAACAATTGGTATAGTTCCTTATGGACTATtattttgtcaaattaatttttcaagtgTTTATATCGTTTGAATcaataatatttcaatttttgttgAGAAATCAGTTGCTTTAGCATTTGCTAATATTTCCTTGGTGTAATTTAGTTTGGTGAATTGTCTTGCATCCTATACCTCATTAAAGGGAAAAGGCTTAGCATAACATAAGTCTTTCTTTATTCACCTCAATTCTCATGCAACTTGACTTATTATATAAACAACCACCTTGAAGGATAATGCACTACTAGGGAGAAATCTGTGACCAAGATATAAGCAGTGCACTAATTAGGAGGCAATCATTATCAGGATAAGCAATGCTGGCACAGCAcagttcttttttcttttttttttttaaatctcccCTTCCCCCTTGTTCTATGTGATGCTTAAgcttaatttacaaatttatctgatttcatctattgtcaTAACTGACAGGGCATAACGGTACCATAAATGGACAGGGACAAACATGGTGGAAAAAATATCGCCAGAAGCGTCTCAACCACACTAGGGGGCCACTTGTTCAGATCATGTTTTCTAGTGACATTGTGATCACCAATATAACTTTGCGTGACTCTCCTTTCTGGACACTTCATCCATATGACTGCAAAAACATTACAATAAAAGGTGTTACTATATTGGCTCCTGTGTTTGGAGCTCCAAATACTGATGGCATAGATCCTGGCAAGTATCTTCTACTGAATACTAAACTTTATTTCATATCTTAACGTATGGTCTAGAATTTGTTGATTAGGTATATGCcaattgttaagaaaataaattttggcGATAAGGTGAGGATAGCTTCATCTTGATAGCTAGCAATGACAAATAAACCAACTTGAAGAGATTTAATGTAAAGGAGGTTGCATAGTAGGGGGTTATTATTATGTATGGTGGAACAATGGGTGGAAGCTTAATcctgtaaataattttatttttctggccAACTGAACCATTTCTCAGTATATGTATGGCTGTACGCTAATTGATTCAGTGGGAAAATGATTATACAGGCAGGAATAggttaatttattctttttcctttgtcttttttttggGTAAGCTTGTGTGAGGTGTCAGATTTTTGGGAAGTGCTTCAAGCCTGTGAGTGATTAATTATAGAATTTAGTGTTGCATAACTTGTGTGAGATGTTTCTCTGGTGTGCACCTGTTATACTTTAGTTTGGTGAATTATCAGCCTGAGAGGTATCTAAGTTTAACTGGaattttcatctaattttatTGTTTGTATGAAGAATTTTAATAAACACTAATTTTTATGGTATGAACAGACTCTTGTGAGGATATGTTGATAGAGGACTGTTACATAAGTGTGGGAGATGATGCAATTGCAATAAAAAGTGGCTGGGATCAGTATGGAATTGCTTATGGAAGGCCTTCCATGAATATAATGATCCGAAACCTTGTTGTTCGCTCTATGGTCAGGTAAATCCCTAACTCAGCCAATTTGTAATTTTCTGAATGCCTTTCAGCATCTTTTTATCTGGGAAAATAATCACTTTCTTTAGGCAGCTTTGTAAAAAAAGGGTTACTTTCCCATAATTTAAGCTTTCCCCAACACACAAGGTAACAACTTTTAGCATGCCTGCATAATTTAAGAGCCTGagtgtaaataaattatttctgaCTATATAGTGTCATTTATTTCTGACTATGTCTGTACAATGTATAAATACCCAGGAAACATGGGTTTCATGTCTTATCTTGCTTTATCCATCACCTGAATTTTTAACAATACTCTAAGCTATGCAACTCTACACATTTTCAAGGAATACATGTTTGCCGTTATGCCATACCTGATTTGGTTATTATACCACTAGCATGATACCATGTGTAATTTATGCTTTTGTTTGAAACTGTCTTTGGAGACTCTCTTTTCCTTtcaatctttaattaaatatccTCACTCGTGAGATCTCAATACCATGTGTAATCAACGGCTTTGTCTGACTGATGGCAACTTTTCCAATTGATGGTCCtggatttatataatatttctaGTTAAATTTTCTTTGCATAAACCGATCTTAGTTAAATTTTGACAGCTTCATATCAGTTTGTGTCTGTCTGTCTTATCATTTATTGGGGTCTTCATatcttaaatgattttatttttatcaaatggaACAGTGCTGGCATCTCAATAGGCAGTGAGATGTCTGGCGGGGTATCCAACGTCATGGTGGAGAATATTCTTATATGGGATTCTAGGCGTGGTGTGAGGATCAAGACCGCCCGTGGACGAGGAGCATATGTGCGCCAAATAACTTATCGGAATATAACATTTGAGAATGTTCGAGTTGGAATAGTTATGAAGACAGATTACAATGAACACCCTGATGATGGGTATGATCCTATGGCACTCCCAATTCTCAGAGACATAAGCTTTACCACGGTCCATGGCCAAGGAGTTCGTGTGCCAGTACGCATACACGGTAGTGAGGAGATTCCTGTGAGAAATGTGACTTTTCAAGACATGTCAGTTGGTCTAACCTACAAGAAAAAGCATATCTTTCAGTGTGCATTTGTTCAAGGCCGTGTAATAGGTACCATCTATCCTGCTCCCTGTGAGAACCTTGATCGGTACAATGAGCAAGGACAGTTGGTTAAGCATTCTGCGTCCCAGAATGTAACAGATATAGATTATGATATTTGAGGTCATTGTTCCTTTTACTTGGGCCTCAATTTATGTCCGTAttagatcaattttttttgtggaGGTTGGAGAAGTCAAGTcatgccttttttattttattatgtaatgtCACTTTTCTACTCCATTTTATAGCTTTCTGAAGTGGAGCTGTAAATACAGAAAATTTTCATATGCGTACTTAAGTTTACTAGATTACACAATTGCATAGTGCGTATGCCCTAATGCTTTAGGGGGATTCATTGCAAGCAAGAGAATTACTTTAGCAACACATGAATTTGTCATTAGGAATTCATTTTTCTGCTGAGGAAGATTAGAGCATTCCCAATGACCTCTGAGCGTAATACATGCCTGTGACgtcaatatatttataagaacTGCAAAACCTAGTAATCCAAGTGGTTTAATTGTGTCATCAGGTGAACCTTATAATAGAACCAAATAATGAAAGTTCGGTTGGTAAGCTTAACATTTTCCTATAACTTAACTGCTACAGACCTTCGATTTCAATCCCTGGACCCTATCGCTTTTAAGATCTACTCTCATCCATCTACTATTTCTTCTAAAGTCCATGGTTAATGATTATTTTCACATTCTTCAAAATGTGGAATTTCTTAACTGTTTGAGATATTTTTATACCTGAAGAAGCTGTAGAAACCCTGTAGGGTGGGTATTCCTAAACCACCGCACATTCAATGGTTGTTTCACAGTCAGAGTGTCTGTAACATACTAGTAGTTGTTTATAACCTTAAACTATCAACTTTATGTAAAAATGTAATTTGTCAATCTAACTTTACCCGTTCGATTATCTtagttatttatgttattttttgtcaaaGGTAAACAACGGTAAAAATATAGTCAAAGGGTTTTtactttcatatatttttaaaagtacattatattaattttaacgtatataataagttattaaataattttagattaatataagattttataaatatgatttgtataataaaaacttttaatttaatagtgGGTTTTAAGATAAAATCATCTGATAAATAGTTGTTTATGATACGAGAGTTAATATAACTTAGAACTATGTGGTATTTCCTCTTTTTCACCCCAAAAAAATGTGGTGTTTCCTCTAATGTCatagttaaatataataaatttacctGAAGGTCTCCAATATCTGGAAGATATTTCCATGTAGGATGGCCTCTAACTTACCCTGATAATAGTCATGGGAAACATGACAGCAACAACATATTAATAATCTTAGCTTCAGTACAAGATGTACTCAAAACTAAGCTAAAAACAAGACATAAGTCCTCTGAAAGTACAAGTGTCAAAAGCAAAGTATGAAGGTAGTGAAACAGTCATACTCGCTAGACACCAAAGCATTAAAAACAACTGCTATCCTTTATCTAAGGCACCGCTTGGAATAGATAATGTGAACAAAAAATATGGTGAATTCCAAACTTGAGAACACAGCTTCAAACAGCAACTTCACGCTTCAAAACATCAGCAACCAGCACGATAAGCATagcaacttggtgacagtttttcGCATCAGAAACAAAATCTTTTACtgaatctcttttctttttcctgctTGTATAGTTGTACCTGTTGTAAATTTTTGTATATACAGCATTCAAAACTTACTCATGTCTACTGTAAAACAATATGGCACAGAATGTTGATAATCTTAATAATAAAGCAAAGATAGTCTCCAGCTAAATCTCCCGTCTAAAACTGCACTTAAATCAGTTTTCCATCTCCAAAGTCTCAAATAAAATGACTGCTTAAAAACTCTACGTTTATTGTGCATTTTCTATTATCATAAATGTTCCACTATCTCATTAAGCTAGAATAATCTCTAGCTCCAATCAATTGATTGCACCGTGAAGACAACCAATGAAAGGAAACCCGTGCTGCAATTAAGAGTGTCTCTTCCTTTGCCTGGGTCACAGCCTCGCAAGTCATTATTTCCAATGTTGCATTTCCTTTGTCATTCTTCTCTCTCCGTCCCTTTCTTTCTCCAAACACTTCCACTGCTCTTTATCAATGATGGATTTTAAGAATTGCTATCGTGGGCAAATATGGGGTGATGGTGAGAAGAGATGCCGCAGCCGATTGCCGAACAACTCATTCCTATGATTCTGACCACGATATTGCGATGCTAAATATGATGAGAATGAATATTTGAAAGAAGGAGAGCAAGAGGAAGTGGGGTGGAAAAcgtaatcaacataaaaatagttTCGCAATTCACTTCCACGCATATTCCAGCTTCTGATGTGAAAAACGTAATCAAAGCAAGTTatgttccttctttcttcttattctttgcGTTTATTGCAAAGAGTAATGCTATCACATTCTGATCTTTATTCTTTAATCCTCCAAATATTCCAGGTTCTTAAAAGGAGGTTTGCTCTGTTTATGCTTCCCCAAAGGTTTtacacttttttatatatattttattatttgatcttTAATTCTCTATATATTCCAATATCGAAAAAGATAAACTGAATGAAGGTATGCTCTGCTTATTCTGATACAGAGGGTTTTcataattagttatatatataaattgttttgtAAAGTAGGCATATAACTACTCTTATCCATATACGTACTGaactgtttttaatattttggcaTTGAGCAGGATTATTGAAGATTTTCCAAACTGACGTAAAAAAAAGATTTCCCAAACTTTTTATGATAATTGCAGAGATTATAACCCGTGCATTTTGTTGGTCCATATAGATAATTGATATTTTGAAAAGTCAAATGAGAGTTTTTCTTGGTTGTTGATTCACCAAATACATAGAACTTTGAATAGCCTCTGCAGCAGTCCAGCTAGCTGTTATCCATGTGGTTCTATTGCCTTCAACTAATTATCAGTTCTTCAGATCTCATGactatatattcatattttatcaatattGCTTCCTTGAAAGGGATGatatcttgaaaaaagaaaCTTCAAGTACACAAGAACTAAGAGCTAAGGATTTTGATAATGAAGATTAAGAGAGACACGTGATAAGGAGGCCACCAACACTTGAataactaattatgattagcaGAAGACAAAGACACGGAAGGAAAGCAGTTCAAATGAAAAAATGGGATCCACCAAAGGTAATAATATAACTTCCAATACTCCATTTTGATATTCCTTTTACTAATTGAATTTTCATGACTATAAAATTTTAGAACTCGGTTTAAAATAGGCAACTTGGTACCTTATCACTTTAAAGTCAAGTAATTCCATATGGGGTTTATTATGGAACATAATGTAAAAGTGAAAAGGAAGCacatattattttctattcaagttGTGGACAAAGTTGTTTCAATCTGCATACAATATTATATCTAATGGGTTATTTATTCACACACTTATTGATattttgtaactgcataatGGCATAATTGCAGGTTTCTTCCCTGCAATTATAGTTGGTAATTATAGGTTTTGAAttctttcttttacatattttttcttcaagaattttAGTGGGTGAGACGAAGTtgataaattgttttaaatcattgaaattttgttagagaaaacacacaaaaaattgATGTGTAATTTGATTTGTGTCTGTAAGTGCTTAAATTAGTTTTTCAGTTTGAAAACAAGGTCGAATGATGCTGTGAAATTTTTGCCTTAGTAAAAGAGCAAGGAATTTCCTCATTGCACCCTTCAAACAACTTATAGCTTTTAGATTAGTATGTGTAGATTCTGTATATGGATTGGTCCTCATTTGGTTCTCATTCCTGTATAATTTATACCATCTACTCAAACACGGTTTATatcattgatttatttgtattgctgctatatttttcttcttcctctttattCATTTTGATATATAGGTTTTGCACATttttccatgttttagttgGATATATTGGTTATGCACAGTTTCTTTCACGTTAGAGGATGACTCATGAAATCCATATAGATCTTTGTTGTTTTGCATCTCGGGTATCTCTGAGCCTTATACGAGAACATATACACTAAGATATAATAGATGCTGCCAACATATGTAAGATTTCAAaggtgagattttttttaattaaaattaccagCAATTAAGTTATTTCTTTATGTCACGAAATTGTTTCATTgtttcacttgtttctttttttctttttttgtttttaatgtagAAGACAATAAGGTTGCcacttcttttttctatttatttttatcacaaaATCCCCCACATGTTATTTGGGAGATCAGCAgactttaaaaactaaattaaagagGATTATTCTGAagaacaaatcaagcaaacaggGTTCTGTTGTTATAGATTTTATTAAGCTAATTGTGTTTGAATATTGTTTCTTTATTTCCCTCTTTGGAATGGAGTGGCTATATTTTGTTGTAGTTGTTCCACATGTACAATGCTTAATCTCTGTTTCAAGTGAAAATATCAGTCCACAACAACAAAGTTCACATCCTTTGGGTTGAAGCAAAGTTCTGTATCACAAGATTTTGTTATCTCTACTTTATTTGGGTAATTGATGTTTAACGTTCATCAACCTTTAATGAATATAAAGtcatattcattatttttataaaaatctgcAGGAAGCAATGGCaaagttaataatattgtagTCCCAAAATGCTAGCCTAATTCGATTGCATCATTGAtgagatatatttttaaaaaattacatttgattCATTGAGAGTTTTTAAAGGCAGCTATAAAACCATTTTATGATAGTACATCATCAAGGTAGTTCCTGATAGCATGATATGAATGGGAGGGATCATATTGTGCATGAGAGGTTAAACATTGGAgtctataaaattttaatactcaAGTTTATGGATTTTATTCGTGTTCTAATTCCTACATGATATGATATGAGATTTTACTTCATATTTAAACTTCAACAAGTCCAAATAATAAAGTGTAATGTAAGTATGATAGGGACTCATTCCGAGAATTGAAGATTAATGGAGTTTAAAAATGCTGATTAGAAACCAGATATTTCTATTAGAAAAAGAACTTTTTCATAACTACTATCACATATCCAATTTTTTACCTTATATTGCCTGACTGGGGCTTGCCAAACCCTAATAGCTGCATAATTTTACATAGGAAAATAACTATTAGACAAAAATGCTAAAATTATCATAGTACCATTTAACAAACATGAGAATCATCATTTCATCCTTTGTTGCCTAGTTATTCGTATTTGTCCCATTCAATTTAATAGCCTtgctattttaatatatatattttttataaatggtAAAGAACTTTAGTAATAATTGGAAACCTTACTCCATGCCTTTCTTCGAATGTTGCATTTTCCTGAAAGATATGTTTTTTGGCAGCGTATATTAGAATATCAATTCCAAATTTATACTGCAACATGCTGTTAAAGCATATGGTCAAACACGATTTTATTAAATGATGCCAAGATAACAGCGTTTGGGTtccttataataaaattaatataaataaacaatagTTATAAAACCATTTGTTATGTGAAAACAGTCTGATGAACAATTGCAACAAATTTTCATTATAATGAATGGCAAAATATTATAtgctatattatatatatatatatatatgcgcgcGCGTGCGtgtgaaaaacaaattatttttgctCAAATacattgttgtatattttcttAACTCACTTACATTACcattcaaattaaatatgcatATAATGATTTAGTGtgatattaattaatgttttataatgatttgttattagtattattttaagtgtatatatatatatatatatatatatatatatatatatataaattatttcagcatcaaacaaaaaaaatttattccgTGCATCGCACTACTTAGTTCGTAAATGAGATTACTTccataattattagttttaaaaagggggcatatatattaaaaagccACCTATGCAACACTAATCCCTAATactaaaagttaacaaataacaaaaacatatttaacacaAATGTGGATTTCTCTTAGCTTGGAATGGGAAACTTCATAACTTTATGGGGGAGAAAAAAAGCCACATACTAGTAGCGTGTTTACACTTTATAGTGTGTATTAATGTATTTCTATTCCTATAATTTTCTATCTCTAGTTGCAATGTGTGTGTAGTACACACTTAACCACCATATCTAAATGTACTTAATCTTGAACTCTTAAACTCTTAAgtgaaatttcaatttgaattttataaatgaaaaaaaaatgtaatttagaaTAGAGATTccttaaaaacattaatttttttgacaaaaattaatcatgatATAAGTCAATGAATACTttgtattaatatataaatatatagtaaTCCGAAAACTACAGACTTGACTTTACTGCACTCAAAGAGTAAAACTTCCTTGACTCCAAATTATACAGTATAGATTGAGTATTTGGTAATGTAATTGGATGTGACGGAAGCAACTATCTAGTCCTGGGGCTGGTTGTGGGTTCAAGCGAAATTCTGTCCAGTGAATGAGCCTCCAAGGTTTGCAGATTTATGTAATTGTTGGAAAAAACAAGGGTGTTTGGTAACTAGAGAGATGAACATGAATATATCACGTGGATGGAAAGTAGCTGTCCAAAGGATAAACAAACAACAAGTGAACCACTTCCTTAAGACTCAGTCTTCGCCCGTGACACatccatcaaatgaataataattcTTTTTGATAGCTCATAAGTTATCAAATTCAACACCTCCCTACAAACCACATGTCCCAACCCAACCAACTCCCcccttatcttcttttttttttttttactttaagcaGACCAACCCCTTACCCACCATATGTCAaccaataatattatttttacattaatttattactctactttattctttttttaatttaatgtactattattttaatttcagcaGCTGATTGAATAAGATGTGAATTAttgcaaaatttttaaaattatttttttatttctatggattaaaaaaatagttttttttttaatttatgaactatattttttattcctactgttctaactttttattttattttttccaaaaataaaaagtaatgcACCAGTATTATCAATGAGCTATATTTCTTCAAAATACAACtagctttcttttttaatagtaaGCTATGCCTTATAAGAAGCTGTGCGGTCTGCCAGTGTTATTTGCGCGTACCAAACAAACTCTGGAGCACCCCAAAACTCCGCGTTACACACACGGATGTTTTTGCTCTCGATTTCCATTTGTTTAGGTTTTCATTggtattattatatttcatcattctttttctctgtattgatttttaaaaggtAGCTAATTAGCTATCAACTTTTTGTCTCCTGGCCTCTGCAATTTTTAAAGATACTGTGAAAAGCtgttaaattaagttttttttagaataaataagtTAATTGACCTGATTCAATCTCTAAAAGTTAGTTGAAAAAGTGAAGTTTGTctctcacttatatattctaatgtGAAATTACTTTTAACCAATGTGAgacttaaattattttcaacagTTTTAACTAGTAATATTATAACTAATtaggaatattttttaataaaactttaaaataataattatcaatcTATGACTTGAAAGCCTTTTTATAAGGTGAAATTGACAATAACGATTTATGGGTATATGCTattcattgatgtttgtattccattgactttttagtttttcataagTAATTTTTTCGGAAAAAAATCTTGTTAGAGACATTATGGGACATAAAATATGTAAACAACTCTTTCAATATAACCTTGATTTACAACTTGAGCGATTAATTCTTATTGTTTCAACCAAATTCCGTGATTTTATATTCCTTtgattaaaaatactaatcatgcctCCAATTCTTGGAAACTAATACTACATTTGTCTATTTCTTTAGGTGTTTAAGGCTATtgaatatgaattaaaaaatatttagtagaactaaaaattattatatttgaacTAAATTAATACGTTGATGTTTGATACTTGCACCAGCGGTGAATATTAAATACGAGTATATCTGAGATTAATTAAACTTAGAAAttctaaaacattaattttttgagaggaataaaaagttaaaacatcAAAAGAAATGAGATGTGATAGTATATCGCAATTGGAAGCATGTTAACAAAAACATAATATGGAGAATTGGTAATGCAAATtgttttgaatgtttttttaaaacagtGTATTGATACTTACAACTACCCAGATCAGTCCAAAATAATTAGATTTGAATTTCGTTTTCAGAAAAACTTGAATCCCTTTTGATATCATATTTTAGTttatgttaaattataattttgatctttttttaatttttgtttttttcttttttattttctacaattttaatatccaaattatagaaaaaatatttaatcaagttc
This region includes:
- the LOC114382098 gene encoding probable polygalacturonase; its protein translation is MVDNSTLGRFHHQRLDLRRWVPAFFTSHKTLLTFLWIAAFASVFLWQRNIAGGFLVYGGIPARPMPMLRPMAFNLTDFGGVGDGVTLNTEAFKRAVSAVSKFGKKGGAQLNVPPGRWLTAPFNLTSHMTLFLAEDAVILGIDDEKYWPLMPPLPSYGYGREHPGPRYGSLIHGQHLKDVVITGHNGTINGQGQTWWKKYRQKRLNHTRGPLVQIMFSSDIVITNITLRDSPFWTLHPYDCKNITIKGVTILAPVFGAPNTDGIDPDSCEDMLIEDCYISVGDDAIAIKSGWDQYGIAYGRPSMNIMIRNLVVRSMVSAGISIGSEMSGGVSNVMVENILIWDSRRGVRIKTARGRGAYVRQITYRNITFENVRVGIVMKTDYNEHPDDGYDPMALPILRDISFTTVHGQGVRVPVRIHGSEEIPVRNVTFQDMSVGLTYKKKHIFQCAFVQGRVIGTIYPAPCENLDRYNEQGQLVKHSASQNVTDIDYDI